One part of the Hydrogenobacter sp. T-2 genome encodes these proteins:
- a CDS encoding radical SAM protein — MDRLVLERLTEQKESPEYLQISMAAAMTLGIVPGQFYRNTRLSCINTLLTYPSGCHATCAYCGLQKAREMEYSKKNFIRVEWPTVKLDDIIERAKRVGHVERLCIAQITHPRAIRDTKYVLKKVLSELGDQIFVSLLINATGTTYEDMEDYKKLGADTVTIAIDCGTPEVFEKLRGRPMNSPHRWETFWKVLEWAGDVMGDGYAGCHLVVGLGETEQEMIETIQKVRDLGARTHLFSFWPEEGSMMEKEKPCPAPQYRRVQFARYLIDNQIARYEDMKFNEKGQVIDFGIDKDTFEELFWSGRPFMTSGCRGKTTEVACNRPFGDSSVSDIKSYPFKPNRSDLQRIRKQLFDYEMTTNYPDVLNPSVFRYQ, encoded by the coding sequence ATGGACAGGTTGGTTTTAGAGAGGCTCACAGAACAAAAGGAAAGCCCAGAATACCTTCAGATAAGCATGGCTGCAGCTATGACCCTTGGTATAGTGCCCGGTCAGTTTTATAGAAATACAAGGCTAAGCTGTATAAACACACTTCTTACGTATCCTTCTGGTTGTCATGCCACCTGTGCCTACTGTGGTCTTCAAAAGGCGAGGGAGATGGAATACTCAAAGAAGAACTTTATAAGGGTTGAGTGGCCTACGGTAAAGCTCGACGATATTATAGAAAGGGCAAAAAGGGTAGGACACGTGGAAAGGCTCTGCATAGCCCAGATAACCCATCCAAGAGCTATAAGGGATACAAAGTATGTGCTTAAAAAAGTGCTTTCTGAGCTGGGAGACCAGATTTTTGTCTCTTTGCTTATAAACGCAACGGGGACAACCTACGAGGACATGGAAGATTACAAAAAACTTGGTGCGGACACGGTTACCATTGCTATAGACTGCGGGACTCCAGAGGTCTTTGAAAAACTTCGTGGAAGACCAATGAACAGCCCTCACAGATGGGAAACCTTTTGGAAGGTCCTTGAATGGGCGGGTGATGTTATGGGAGATGGATACGCAGGATGCCATCTTGTGGTGGGTCTTGGTGAAACAGAGCAGGAGATGATAGAAACCATACAGAAAGTGAGAGACCTTGGAGCAAGGACGCACCTCTTTTCCTTCTGGCCAGAGGAAGGGTCTATGATGGAAAAGGAGAAACCCTGCCCTGCACCTCAATACAGAAGAGTGCAGTTTGCCAGATATCTCATAGACAATCAAATAGCTCGCTACGAAGATATGAAGTTTAACGAAAAGGGTCAGGTGATAGACTTTGGCATAGACAAGGACACCTTTGAGGAGCTCTTTTGGAGCGGAAGACCCTTTATGACCTCAGGTTGCAGAGGCAAGACCACAGAGGTTGCTTGCAACAGACCCTTTGGAGACAGCTCTGTGAGCGACATAAAGAGCTATCCCTTCAAACCAAACAGGTCAGACCTTCAGAGAATAAGAAAACAGCTCTTTGACTATGAGATGACCACCAACTATCCAGATGTGCTAAACCCAAGCGTTTTTAGGTATCAATGA
- a CDS encoding FUN14 domain-containing protein yields the protein MNWSELIFDMGYAGFAGFVVGFAIKRVLNFFLLLLGLYILSLMWLASKGIITVEWEQLFALFKGMFEGFTAFVHGLIRKLAFAGSFAVGFAIGLKT from the coding sequence ATGAATTGGAGTGAGCTTATTTTTGATATGGGGTATGCGGGTTTTGCAGGCTTTGTGGTGGGCTTTGCAATAAAGAGAGTTCTTAACTTCTTTCTCCTCCTGCTTGGTCTTTATATTTTGTCTCTCATGTGGCTTGCCAGCAAGGGTATAATCACAGTTGAATGGGAGCAGTTATTTGCATTGTTTAAGGGTATGTTTGAAGGCTTTACTGCCTTTGTGCATGGACTTATAAGAAAGTTGGCTTTCGCTGGCAGTTTTGCAGTGGGCTTTGCCATAGGGCTAAAAACTTGA
- a CDS encoding DUF309 domain-containing protein, with translation MSERELLREVKSLWDEGDFYSAHEVLEDIWRLFPKEDKFSRNCYQGLIRLAIAYNHYICGRRDSCIRVLKMVYHQLQPCRDKFRGIDIAYLLEYVIKHLQILEAGGDVHDFPIFPSSGDL, from the coding sequence TTGAGCGAGAGAGAGCTTCTAAGGGAAGTTAAAAGCCTATGGGACGAAGGCGATTTTTACTCCGCTCACGAAGTGCTTGAGGATATATGGAGACTTTTCCCAAAGGAAGATAAGTTTTCACGAAACTGCTACCAAGGGCTAATAAGGCTTGCCATCGCTTACAACCATTATATATGTGGAAGAAGAGACAGCTGTATAAGGGTTCTAAAGATGGTTTACCACCAGCTTCAACCTTGTAGAGATAAATTTAGGGGCATAGACATAGCATATCTCCTTGAGTATGTAATCAAACACTTACAAATTTTAGAGGCTGGTGGTGATGTGCATGACTTTCCCATATTTCCAAGCTCAGGAGATCTCTAA
- the dnaE gene encoding DNA polymerase III subunit alpha, whose translation MRDFVHLHLHTQYSLLDGAIKIKDLAKRAKELGYRAIAITDHGNLFGILDFYKSMKSVGIKPLIGMEAYFTTGSRFDRKGKGSEDNITDRYNHHLILIAKDDKGLKNLMRLSTLSYKEGFYYKPRIDYELLSQHHEGLIAITACLKGVPTYYASIGEREKAQEWVKKFLDLFGEDLYLELQSNSLPEQETANKNLIEIAKRLGVKLIATNDSHYLMPEDRLAHQVLMAIQMKKTLTEIQQGNGFKCANDGLHFASPEEVWEKFRGRFEGWETALLNTLEVAEKTADSFQLLEGGSYLMPHFPTEGVSLGDFLKELAIKGLRQRISQGLARDSKEYWDRLEFELNVVSRMGFEGYFLIVQDFINWAKSKGVPVGPGRGSAAGSLLAFALGITDVDPIRHGLLFERFLNPERVSMPDIDVDFCMENRDRVIEYVKNKYGSENVAQIITYNVMKAKQTLRDTARALGIPYQTADTLAKLIPQGDVQGTWLSLEEMFLTPIEELLNKYGRHRTDIEENAGKFRKLCEENPELKSLVEIALRLEGLTRHTSLHAAGVVIAPKPLEELLPLYYDKEGAIATQFDMVKLEEIGLIKMDFLGLKTLTELQRVRELIKERHGVDINYLSLPLDDPAVFELLREGNTTGVFQLESSGMKNLLKRLAPDSFDDIVAVLALYRPGPLKSGLVDSYINRKHGKEKVEYPFPELEPVLKETYGVWVYQEQIMKASQILAGFTPGEADTLRKAIGKKKADLMAQMKEKFIKGAVERGYDEGKITQLWEDIEKFASYSFNKSHSVAYGYLSYWTAFLKAHYPEEFFCVKLSTEKNDKKFINLLKDAKNEGFRILPPDINKSGVDFVIEGEKTIRFGLARIKGVGEDTASLIVESRKRAWTSLGDFVRTVDSKKVNKKTLEALIKAGAFDSFGEKRGELLQRLEGSSALLGKGLFATREEKREEDYSKYEKEVLGFYVSSHPLDPYENLLKSKVSNLEVLEETEGGTYTFAGVITDLKTKKTQKGNQVALFNLVDKTGIAQVFVFPETYSQNSEKIKEDKVIVGKFDLDIDQETEEIKLLLREVYTPEEFLRSEDMKIRLVFLRELQEEALLKLRELIRECEDPEGKELTLELRINGYRTILHADPRIRVGTNIVKLREKLKEMGINLEIS comes from the coding sequence ATGAGAGACTTCGTCCATTTACATCTTCATACACAGTATTCTCTTTTGGATGGTGCTATAAAGATAAAGGACTTGGCAAAGAGGGCAAAGGAACTGGGATATAGGGCGATTGCCATAACAGACCATGGAAACCTCTTTGGCATTTTGGACTTTTACAAAAGCATGAAGTCTGTAGGCATAAAGCCTCTGATAGGTATGGAAGCCTACTTTACCACCGGCTCTCGCTTTGACAGAAAGGGTAAGGGTTCGGAGGATAACATAACAGACCGCTACAACCACCACCTTATACTTATCGCAAAGGATGACAAGGGTCTTAAAAACCTTATGAGGCTCTCTACCCTCTCTTATAAGGAAGGCTTTTATTACAAGCCGAGAATAGACTATGAGCTTCTCAGTCAGCATCACGAAGGGCTAATAGCCATAACCGCATGTCTGAAGGGAGTTCCCACATACTACGCAAGCATTGGCGAAAGAGAAAAGGCTCAAGAGTGGGTCAAAAAGTTCCTTGACCTCTTTGGCGAGGACCTATACCTTGAGCTTCAATCTAACTCTTTGCCAGAGCAGGAAACTGCCAACAAAAACCTTATAGAAATAGCCAAAAGGCTTGGAGTAAAGCTAATTGCCACTAATGACTCACACTACCTTATGCCAGAAGACAGGCTTGCCCATCAGGTGCTTATGGCGATACAGATGAAAAAGACCCTTACAGAGATTCAACAGGGTAATGGTTTTAAATGTGCCAACGATGGGCTTCATTTTGCCAGTCCTGAAGAAGTTTGGGAAAAGTTTCGTGGAAGGTTTGAAGGGTGGGAGACCGCACTTTTAAACACCCTTGAGGTGGCAGAAAAGACAGCAGATAGCTTTCAACTTTTGGAAGGTGGTTCATACCTTATGCCACATTTTCCCACAGAGGGAGTGTCTCTTGGAGATTTTCTCAAAGAGCTTGCCATAAAGGGTCTAAGACAGAGAATTTCACAGGGTCTGGCAAGGGATAGTAAAGAATACTGGGATAGGCTTGAGTTTGAGCTTAATGTGGTTTCTCGTATGGGCTTTGAAGGATATTTCCTTATAGTCCAGGACTTTATAAACTGGGCAAAGTCTAAAGGTGTCCCTGTGGGTCCTGGCAGAGGCTCTGCGGCAGGTTCTCTCCTTGCCTTTGCCTTAGGTATAACGGACGTAGACCCCATAAGGCACGGGCTTTTGTTCGAGAGGTTTCTAAACCCCGAGAGGGTCTCTATGCCAGATATTGACGTGGACTTTTGCATGGAAAACAGGGACAGGGTCATAGAGTATGTGAAAAACAAATATGGCTCTGAAAACGTGGCACAGATAATCACCTATAACGTAATGAAGGCAAAACAAACCCTTAGGGACACCGCTCGCGCCCTTGGCATACCCTATCAGACCGCAGACACCTTAGCCAAACTTATACCACAGGGTGATGTGCAAGGCACATGGCTCTCTTTGGAGGAGATGTTTTTAACTCCCATAGAGGAGCTTTTGAACAAATACGGAAGGCACAGAACAGATATAGAAGAAAACGCAGGAAAATTCAGAAAGCTCTGCGAAGAGAACCCAGAACTAAAAAGCCTTGTGGAGATAGCCCTTAGGCTTGAGGGTCTTACAAGGCATACTTCTTTGCATGCAGCGGGTGTGGTGATAGCACCCAAGCCCCTTGAGGAGCTCCTGCCCCTTTACTATGACAAAGAGGGTGCTATTGCAACCCAGTTTGATATGGTAAAGTTGGAGGAGATAGGTCTTATAAAGATGGACTTTTTGGGTCTTAAGACCCTCACAGAACTTCAGAGGGTAAGGGAGCTCATCAAAGAAAGGCACGGTGTGGATATAAACTACCTAAGCCTACCCCTTGATGACCCAGCGGTCTTTGAGCTTTTGAGAGAAGGAAACACTACGGGAGTCTTTCAGTTAGAAAGCAGTGGCATGAAGAACCTACTCAAAAGGCTTGCCCCAGACAGCTTTGATGACATAGTGGCGGTGCTTGCTCTTTACAGACCTGGACCTCTAAAAAGCGGTCTTGTGGATAGTTATATAAACAGAAAGCATGGAAAGGAAAAAGTGGAATATCCCTTCCCAGAGCTTGAACCAGTCCTAAAAGAAACCTATGGCGTATGGGTATATCAAGAGCAGATAATGAAAGCATCGCAGATACTCGCAGGATTTACACCAGGTGAAGCGGATACACTAAGAAAAGCCATAGGTAAGAAAAAGGCAGACCTAATGGCTCAGATGAAGGAAAAGTTCATAAAGGGTGCAGTGGAAAGAGGATACGATGAAGGAAAGATAACTCAGCTATGGGAAGACATAGAGAAGTTTGCCAGCTATTCCTTTAATAAATCTCACTCTGTGGCTTATGGATATCTCTCTTACTGGACTGCCTTTCTGAAGGCACACTATCCAGAGGAGTTTTTCTGCGTAAAGCTGTCTACAGAAAAGAACGACAAGAAGTTTATAAATCTCCTAAAGGATGCAAAAAACGAAGGCTTTAGGATATTGCCACCAGATATAAACAAGAGCGGTGTAGACTTTGTGATAGAAGGTGAAAAGACCATAAGGTTTGGTCTTGCGAGGATAAAGGGTGTGGGCGAGGACACCGCAAGCCTAATAGTAGAAAGCAGAAAAAGAGCGTGGACTTCTCTTGGAGACTTTGTAAGAACGGTGGATAGCAAGAAGGTAAACAAAAAGACCCTTGAAGCACTCATAAAGGCGGGAGCTTTTGACTCCTTTGGAGAAAAGAGAGGAGAACTACTCCAAAGGCTGGAGGGAAGCTCTGCACTGCTTGGTAAGGGTCTTTTTGCCACAAGGGAAGAGAAAAGAGAAGAGGACTACTCTAAGTATGAAAAGGAAGTGCTTGGCTTTTATGTATCCTCTCACCCCCTTGACCCCTATGAAAATCTCCTCAAGAGCAAGGTATCTAACCTTGAAGTCCTTGAAGAGACAGAGGGAGGAACATACACCTTTGCGGGTGTTATAACAGACCTTAAGACAAAAAAGACCCAAAAGGGCAACCAAGTTGCCTTGTTTAACCTCGTAGACAAGACGGGCATAGCACAGGTCTTTGTCTTTCCAGAAACTTATTCACAGAATAGTGAGAAGATAAAAGAGGACAAGGTAATAGTGGGTAAGTTTGATTTGGATATAGACCAAGAAACAGAAGAGATAAAACTTCTCCTGAGAGAAGTATACACGCCAGAGGAATTCCTAAGGAGCGAAGACATGAAAATAAGGCTGGTCTTTCTCAGAGAGCTACAAGAAGAGGCACTCCTAAAACTAAGAGAGCTTATAAGAGAATGTGAAGACCCAGAGGGCAAAGAACTTACCCTTGAACTAAGGATAAACGGTTATAGAACCATACTCCACGCAGACCCAAGAATAAGGGTGGGAACAAACATCGTAAAACTAAGGGAAAAACTAAAGGAGATGGGAATAAACTTAGAGATCTCCTGA
- a CDS encoding MBL fold metallo-hydrolase, producing the protein MKNVIFNTPDHKVVFFEELTPASAVQANQVLIIHKGEGMLLDPGGHKVFSKLLSDLSLYIPPNQIKYIFLSHQDPDIVASINGWLMTTKAVAYISKLWMRFLPHFGLDSQLEDRVFPIDDGGTVLTLGGDCKLYIIPAHFLHSEGNFQVYDPCSKILFSGDLGASLGQDYFVVEDFDKHIKYMEGFHRRYMTSNKILRFWANMVRQLDIEMIVPQHGAIFKGKDMVNRFIEWVENLEVGIDLLTQEKYKVPTG; encoded by the coding sequence ATGAAAAATGTTATATTCAACACTCCAGACCACAAGGTGGTCTTCTTTGAAGAGCTGACCCCTGCTTCTGCAGTGCAGGCAAACCAAGTGCTTATCATCCATAAGGGTGAAGGCATGCTCCTTGACCCTGGAGGTCATAAGGTTTTTTCAAAGCTATTGTCAGACCTATCTCTTTATATACCACCCAACCAGATAAAGTATATATTCCTCTCTCACCAAGACCCAGACATAGTTGCCTCTATAAACGGCTGGCTTATGACTACAAAGGCGGTCGCTTACATTTCCAAACTCTGGATGAGGTTCTTACCACACTTTGGGTTGGACTCTCAACTTGAAGATAGAGTATTTCCTATAGACGATGGTGGAACGGTGTTAACTCTCGGTGGAGATTGTAAGCTCTACATCATACCTGCACACTTCCTACACTCAGAGGGCAATTTTCAAGTTTACGACCCCTGCTCAAAGATACTTTTCTCCGGAGACTTGGGAGCATCCCTTGGGCAGGACTACTTTGTGGTGGAGGACTTTGACAAGCATATAAAGTATATGGAAGGCTTCCACAGGAGATACATGACGAGCAACAAGATTCTGCGTTTCTGGGCAAACATGGTGCGTCAGCTTGACATTGAGATGATAGTGCCACAGCACGGGGCTATATTCAAAGGTAAAGACATGGTAAACCGTTTTATAGAGTGGGTGGAAAACCTTGAGGTGGGTATAGACCTCTTGACGCAGGAAAAATACAAAGTGCCCACTGGCTAA
- the cas6 gene encoding CRISPR-associated endoribonuclease Cas6 encodes MRFLVKMESQRGEQIPIDYRRRLISLMKRVFGVREFLENPVRPYTFAVYLGKDVVFEEETISGVKFINLRISTGDPVYGLRLYNGLSSLKGKTHKVGDAEFVIKEIKLEREGDWSKGSFKSLSPVVVEKPGFSQDSQRVRYPIPMEEGFEDALLENILRRFRVIKGYEPEIGEFSFSFKYFKEEFIKHYGGHIRAFLGRFSIKTSNPEILRFVYQYGLGLRTGQGFGYLEVD; translated from the coding sequence ATGCGTTTTTTAGTAAAAATGGAAAGTCAAAGGGGAGAGCAAATACCCATAGACTACAGACGCAGGCTCATATCCCTGATGAAGAGGGTTTTTGGAGTTAGGGAGTTTCTTGAAAATCCAGTAAGACCCTACACCTTTGCGGTATACCTTGGAAAGGATGTGGTCTTTGAGGAAGAAACCATAAGCGGTGTAAAGTTTATAAACCTACGCATCTCCACAGGAGACCCAGTGTATGGGCTAAGGCTCTACAATGGGTTATCTTCTCTGAAGGGTAAAACCCACAAGGTAGGAGATGCGGAGTTTGTTATAAAGGAGATTAAGTTAGAAAGGGAAGGAGATTGGTCAAAGGGCAGTTTTAAAAGCCTGTCTCCTGTAGTAGTGGAAAAGCCAGGATTTTCACAAGACAGCCAGAGGGTAAGATATCCAATTCCTATGGAAGAAGGCTTTGAGGATGCTCTTCTTGAGAACATACTCAGACGCTTTAGGGTCATAAAGGGCTACGAGCCAGAGATAGGAGAGTTTTCTTTTAGCTTTAAATATTTCAAGGAAGAATTCATAAAGCACTACGGAGGGCATATAAGGGCTTTTCTTGGAAGGTTTAGCATAAAAACGAGCAATCCGGAAATATTGAGGTTTGTCTACCAATATGGGCTTGGTCTAAGGACAGGTCAAGGCTTTGGATACCTTGAGGTGGATTAA
- the moeB gene encoding molybdopterin-synthase adenylyltransferase MoeB: protein MFQFTEEQIKRYARHIILPEVGGKGQEKLLKSKVLVVGAGGLGSPAIYYLAAAGVGTIGIVDFDVVDYSNLQRQILHNTERVGVPKVESARMTVEKLNPDVKVITYNTMINKSNIMDIIKDYDVVLDGTDNFPTRFLINDACYFLGKPLVSAAMLRFEGQISVFDYRDKENSPCYRCLYPEPPPPGLVPSCQEAGILGSIGGIMGCIQATEAIKVLLGIGEPLVGKLLIMDALSMDFRKVKLRKDPGCPLCGKEPKITELVEYEQVCEARF, encoded by the coding sequence ATGTTCCAGTTTACGGAAGAGCAGATAAAGAGGTATGCAAGGCATATTATCCTGCCGGAGGTTGGTGGCAAGGGGCAGGAAAAACTTCTCAAGTCAAAGGTGCTTGTTGTAGGTGCTGGTGGGCTTGGTTCTCCTGCCATATACTACCTTGCTGCTGCTGGTGTAGGCACGATTGGCATAGTGGACTTTGACGTGGTGGACTATTCTAATCTTCAAAGACAGATACTCCACAACACAGAAAGGGTAGGCGTTCCTAAGGTAGAGTCCGCACGCATGACGGTGGAAAAGCTAAACCCAGACGTGAAGGTAATAACCTACAACACTATGATAAATAAGTCCAACATTATGGATATCATAAAGGACTACGATGTGGTGCTTGATGGGACTGATAACTTCCCTACGAGGTTTCTCATTAACGATGCTTGCTACTTTCTTGGAAAGCCTCTTGTTTCCGCGGCAATGTTGAGGTTTGAGGGTCAGATATCTGTTTTTGACTACAGAGACAAGGAAAACTCGCCCTGCTATAGATGTTTGTATCCAGAACCACCACCACCGGGGCTTGTGCCTTCTTGCCAAGAGGCAGGAATATTGGGGTCCATAGGTGGTATAATGGGCTGTATTCAGGCAACAGAAGCTATAAAGGTTCTCTTAGGTATAGGTGAACCTTTGGTGGGTAAGCTTCTCATAATGGATGCTTTGTCTATGGACTTTAGAAAGGTAAAGCTCCGCAAGGACCCCGGCTGTCCTCTGTGCGGAAAAGAGCCGAAGATAACCGAGCTTGTAGAATACGAACAAGTTTGCGAGGCGAGGTTTTAG